GACACAATACGAACTGTTGTCTAAAACAGTTACGCATAATGAACTACCAAAACCCGATGCAAAATATATTATTGCGATTCGCTTCCACTCATGAACTATTTCGAGAAACACGCCCAATATTAGCTGCATCACCAGATTTCCCAATAAGTGCGACCATCCACTATGCACAAACATTGGTGTAAAGAAACGCCAAACTTCATGACGACGGCTAGGATCGTAGCCAAGTTTCATAGTAAGTTCATCCTCGTCGtagaaataaaaaaggaaaatctaaAGAAGCGAAATTCGTCATGAGATGATCCACTATATATCTTGAATCGATTTATTTAAGTTTACTTGAACAAGTGAAACTCCAATcataaatattggaaatttttcgattttccttGTAGCTGTTTCCTTGTCTGGAACGACGGTTTCTTGTGGATGCTGACTCTCGACACTATTCATCTCCATTATTGCATTTTTGGGAATTGGCCGTGAGGTTCGTTCATTCATCGGTAAGACAATATTGTCTGCCAATTTGACGATTCTCGTTGATTGTTGTCTTGCAAGTCTTCGCTAAAATTAGAATTCAATTTAGGCAGCTGTAAGGCggaaaataatcttttttcttaaatacCCATTGAGATACCACCTGCCCTGCAACAATCTCGTCtgatttattttccattttttcagtTGCTTTTTTCGTTGCTCACAACAAATACCAGAATCTTtcctaataaaaaaaaaattggctaaATGATAACGTAGCACAGAAAAATAGGCTATTAATTCCAAAGttttgaaagaacaggttaagacaactacgaaggcgggtgacaccaaattttataaacaaatcaacttaaagaaaatatttttctcgaaaattcagaatttagtttttgttaagttctaCTTTACAGCGTATTTACCTGATGTCCAAATGTTGTTCTTAGGGATATTGTGTGACCATTCAACACGATCCGTTTTAGCGAAATATTTGTGTTAAAGAACAGACTTTTCTTCGCAAAAGAATACACACACATTAGTGTTGCTAATCTAGCCTTTTTCAAATAACTTACTAAATTGCTATTAAATTGCATGCTCATTTTTACAGATAAATTCTAGACATATTCTTATCATATTCAGGCCCGGGCTTACGTCAAAGTGAGTCCGATACTTGGTGATTCAAGTATCAATTGCTCTgatcgaatgacatttctagtaataaaaagacattttggagaaaatagaacttttctcattcgacctgtcactttgtttatgtgtTAGAAAATGATATGACAAAtcgatgttttcgtttcgttgagAAAAACGGCAAAACACAACATACATACATGAAAAACGTCGTGTCTCtgggaaaataggaaattccaacaagagcggtTTTTGCTGCCAGACTGAAGCGACCCTCGGTTAACAAATAGCTATCAttgaatccatttttttttcatacttAAATCACCAAGTACTGGATTTACAACGGAAATTATTGTACTGTGTTTTCGCGCCATTTTATCTGTTATGTATTCTAGTTTACCGATTTGAGAATTGTaagaatgaaagaaaaacccCTAGAGTGAAAATGAAGACTCATCACACATTAATCGAAGTCAACATAGAAgtcaatatttcatttaaacctgtcacagacggcaagcataagTTTTACTATTtgaactattacttcatctgatcgaagattttcagaaatttaaacatgctttttgctatataagacctcattagtcagagcttgtcgtttattattgctgtcgttgtcgataacagatgacaccCGTGTTAacaggaaacaaaaaaaaatggttttcaatGACAGAAAGGCAAACAGCAGACACAGGTAATGTTCTTCATCTGCCAAGATAATCTTGTATTTATCCCTCTaggacaaaattattttacgtaattttgttttccttaTGCCCTagagtcgaaagtggcttattacaaccctagggataaaaagtatATTGAATTTAAGCTCAAAAGCATGCAAATTCCATTTCCTAACTAGTATTAAAATATCGCGACCTCATCG
This window of the Bradysia coprophila strain Holo2 unplaced genomic scaffold, BU_Bcop_v1 contig_324, whole genome shotgun sequence genome carries:
- the LOC119079383 gene encoding rhomboid-related protein 1-like isoform X1 — protein: MENKSDEIVAGQVVSQWRRLARQQSTRIVKLADNIVLPMNERTSRPIPKNAIMEMNSVESQHPQETVVPDKETATRKIEKFPIFMIGVSLVQIFLFYFYDEDELTMKLGYDPSRRHEVWRFFTPMFVHSGWSHLLGNLVMQLILGVFLEIVHEWKRIAIIYFASGFGSSLCVTVLDNSSYCVGASGAVMGLLFSHLATIILNWNEMERKFSRFFCLALYIIYDVGRDVYTEVYLDIRSNISHAGHFGGAVTGFLVSILVLKNFKKHPWEETLQKICIGALLAIFVIILVMNITLPDYFPENEWNFEYAKSYYGEDSAEDSTEDSTEDSTEDTEEDYY